The following nucleotide sequence is from Coffea eugenioides isolate CCC68of chromosome 10, Ceug_1.0, whole genome shotgun sequence.
TGGTTTTCTCTCCAATCTTCGTCACAATTTCCTCTTCAATAAggttgcaaacgaatcgagccgctcgagAGTGGTTCGAGTCAAACTCGAactcagaatattaagctcgaCTCGCGAgtttgagtatatatatatatatattttttttttatttttatttaataataaaattacttatattatatatatttatttttttattttcataataaaattacgtatatatccttaatattttattatttattaagaaaaaaatattatttgattcatttttttaaaataaaaataattattttttatttttttcgagctcgagttcagctcgacttgattcgagtcgagctcgagcttgaaattgccggctcgtcgagTTCGAACTTAGTAAAATTCAAtcgagactcgactcgactcgattagctcaaaactcgactcgactcggctcgtttgcagctcTACTCTTCAACCATACCATAGGCTCTTGCAATTGGTTCCCGCAGAGTCTAATAGTTATCAGCAGGTTTTGTGATTGATCCTCATGTATTACCTCCCTCGCTGTGTATTATTAGGACAAAACTCTAGATGAGTTTAGGGAATTAGTTCAAGCGAAAATTTGGAATACctttaagttaaaaaaaaaaacatattacAGGCAACTTTTATTTTCtgccttttctatttttttctttctaataaAAAGATCAATTTATTGGTCAGTCAAAGAACGATCAAGAAGAGTAGAATTGTTAGTTGTTACATCAATCgtcctttttattattttacatCGCATGGTGGCTGTcccttttaattgtttgttttgtATAGAATTGTTATTATGTCTTACCTCCGATTGGTCTaatcttttttgtttcaataCAAATGTTTTTAAACCATATACATATACATCCACTTTATCTCTTGACCCGTATTATGTATCGCTTTTTTTTTCTACTATTATCCTTTTTCCAACTATGTACTCCTATGTTTCCTGCTTGTtcctttaaattttaaaatctgacgtggaaaatagaaaaatgacatGGCACGAGTAGTCTGGAGAAACGCGTCCAAACGGCGCAAGTGAGTCGCGGGCGGGAACGTGCATGGATGCAGCCCAGTCATGCCGTGCCACGTCGgactctcccccccccccccccccccagcCTATTTACAGTTAGTTACCCAAAGCCGCCACCATAAATATATAACCACAGAACCTGAATCCTAAGAAACAACGGAGACAGAGGAATCCTTGccattctcttcttcttctttctctctgTCTCTGTTCAATTCATTCTCGGGTTATTTCTCTTGTCACGAATTTATTCTTGATCAAATATACACGCTTATctatttatatatacatatcAGCATGGCATCCATGCCTTTGCGGGCTAAATCTGTACATAATTTAGAAGATTTACGAAGCTGTTGCTTCGGCAATACTCAATCTTTGATGCCTAACAAGGGTTTTGTGAATTTTTATAGCCGGAGCAGGGATCATCAAAATCAGATTTGCCAAGCACCCCGGCTTAGTATTAGTTCTGCTGCTGCCTCTGCTTCGGTTGTAAATAATAATACTAACGATTGTAGTTGCAGCAGCAGTACTCATTTATCTGTATTTAATCCTCATTCAGCTTCAATTTATAACAATGCTTGTATTTCttccaaaaataagaaaagggtGTTTGATAAGGAGGAAGGTGATGTTTCTGGGAATCTTGATCGCTGGGTTAAAGAATCCGTTGCCGAGGTAAATTTTcctcaatttctttctttttattttaaaacttttttcCATTAATTTTTGGAtccttgttctttttcttgctttctacttattggttttttttttttatgtgtgtTGGAAATTTTCAACGTTTGCATTTTTGTTAGGCAGATGACAGTTACGTTATTACGCGTATATGCGGCGACCATGTCCTGTTGTACTCAGTCTACAAATAACTCTCTGCGATAATTGATGTTGGACTGGTTATTGTGACGAGTACTTAAATAAGTTTGCATATCCTAGTCACAAAATTACCATGTAGATATGGGAAATACTCTTTTCATTTCCATGTTTTGTAAGAGTGAAACTGGACTTAATTTTCTCTGGATCCTTTCGCTAAAACTGGGTTCATAATGGATGATGGTCTTGATCTTCAACCATCAGTCATATAATAGTCTTTAGCACATATTAGGGATTCCTTTTGTTTGCAGTATTCAACAGTTTTGCTGTTGAATTGCATCATCCATCATTCCTTGTCAACTTTCCAGGAAGTTGTATTTGTACTGAAAATAGTTAACCCAGTGAAAGCTTGCCTATTTGTACTAAAGATTTTGAAGATTTGTCTTGGTATTGTTTGTTCATGGCCCGGTTGTTATTTTGTTCAGATATTGAATAACCTTGATGAAGCACCTTTTCTTGTGCACATCTACTCTGATGGCGAAGAGGCATCTGTATCCACAAGCAACACCAGATTAGTGAAAGAGAAGGCAGATGCACAGAGCTGGCCCCGTATCAAAGGAAGATGGGGTGGAGGTCGCCCCTCTCCGAGTGGCATTATCTTGGTCGAAGAAATGAGCACTGAAGACGCTCTTAGCTCTGATGGTGAATGCCTTGGAAGTTCGGGAATGGATTATGATTCGGGTTCTTCTTCAACCAAAGTATGGGGTATACTGATTCAAGGCAAAGGTTCAACTTGCCCTGCTTGTTACATCCTGAAAACTTGCCGAGTGAGGTCTATTGCAGGGTTCTGCACTCACTTTTGTTTGGTTAGAGTGAAGTGCTTCTTTGAAAGTGTAGATATACAGCTCAAGAAATTGTGGCTGGTGTAAACATCTTATTCTTAATATTCTATTTATTGAATCAAATATACAGCTCAAGAAATTGTGGCTGGTGTAAACATCTTATTCTCAGTGTTCAATTTATTGAATCAAATCTAACAACCCTATCAGAGGCCATTCAAAAGAATGACTATTTATTACTGCCAACTTCATTCTCAATGGTTCGTTCATCAGTCTATTGCCTTTAGACACAAATTTTCATATTCCTTGCCATTTCACTAGTCATGAACCAACTCCACCTGTATATATTGATCTGATCAGCCTTCTGCATCTTGAAAGTGGTATGGTAGGTTTGTCGTCTTTTGATCACCTATCAGAAATGAGAACAGGAGATAATAATGGTCCGCAACAAAACAAGCAGACATGCTTTCTTTCAATGAAGTCTATTATTGCTTTTAACAACTTATTCCACCTCTAAATTGCTGAGCTTACGTCAATCATTAACTATGAAAAGCATAAATACATCTTTCTAGAACAAGCACTTATTGGAATGCCAGTTTTCCAGCTAGACCTGGCCATGGCATTATTTCAGAAaggattaaaaagaaaaaaaaaaagaggcctGCATAGTGACAGGAtgttaaaatttatttacagGCGGGTAACGGAGAGCCACACAAACAATCATTCCCAGAGAATGCGGATGCTGGAAACTTGGTCTTGGGGAGCTGACCGCACAAGTGATTATGGCTAACGTTCAGTTTTTGAAGCCCTGCAACTGCATTAGGCACCTTCCCACTTATTAAATTCCGCGATAAATCCAGGTCCTTCAAAGTCTTGGGAAGTTTCAAGGTCTCCAGTTTAAAGTTCAACTTGTTCCCCGAAGCGTAGAACCCCTTGAGATATTCCGTTCTGTTCAACAATTTGAACGGGCTCCCGGTAATTTGATTCTCAGAAAGATCGATGTAATCGTAGAAGTACGTTTGTGCGGGATTCCAGTCGTCCAATTTCAGATTGATCCCACATTTTGCCAGCTTCAGAGAATAGATAATTGGGGAAGAAGTCACCCAGGCTGGGATGTTGACCAGATGGAACTGGTTATAGGACAAGTCTAAGGATTCAATGCCTTTAACCTGCATTGCTGGAAATGGATCCACTAGGTAATTATGGGAGAGGtcaaggttaaatatcttagtAAGATTCGAGAAAGTTTTCGGGACGAGTCCTGAATATTGGTTCCAAGACAGGTCTAGTGTGTCCAGGGCCCGAAACTTTCCAAGGAAATCTGGGATTTGTCCTGAGAGAGAATTGTGGCCGAGCTCGAGGTACCTGAGATTTGGTGCCAGAGATGAAATGCTTGGTGGGATGTTTCCGGTTAGTTTATTGTTTGCCAGGTTTAGATTATAGAGGGTGGGGAACGATGCAAAAATATCCGGTATGGTGCCGGTGAGTTGGTTCCCATCCAGGGTCAAAGAAGTTAAGTTTTTGAGGTTCTGGATTCCCAGGGGTATGGTGCCCGTAAGAAGGTTGCCACCGAGTCTGAGCTGAGATAGCTGAGTGAGTTGGGAGATTGAAGTGGGAATGCGGCCTGAGAACCGGTTTCCTTGAAGACTGAATGCTTGGAGTTTGGCCAGACTGCCAATGTTTTCAGGTATCGGACCCGACAATCTATTGTTTTCAATGTAAATAAAGATGAGCCTGGGGAGGCTGAAGAGGAAATTTGGAAAAGGACCGGATAATTTTCGGAGATTTAAGAAGTAAACGCCATCCAAGAACTGAAGTTTCGAAAGAGATGGTGAGATAGTACCGGATAAAACCTGGGTGGAGTTCTGAGGCTGTCCGGAGAGGGCGAGGGCCGTGACCCGGGTGCCTTGTAGGCATGTTATGCCGTTCCAGGAGCAGCAGTCTGTTCCGGGCTTCCAAGACTGAAGCATGCCGGAAGGGTCAGCTGTGATGCCGGACTTGAATGCGAGTAAGCCGGCTTCATCGTCTGGGTGGCATTTTGCTGCTTCGGCTGTGAGGTAGCGGAGATTGAGAAGAGTGAATAGGAGGAGGAAAGCAAAATGGAGACGGGAGAAGAAGAGAGATTGCATTGTATGAAGATTGAAATGCCAGTTGCCAGCCCCAATCAATCGTACATGCACATATATAGACagatacatatatatatcaGCAGTCAGTTCCAAGGTCAAGTATGGGATCTTAAAAATTTATAGTATTATGTACTTCCTATCTATCTATTTTAAGTAAGTTTACAAGtagaaaaattttttgtttgtcAACTAGAAAACAAAACCAGATTGTTGTGATTTTGTGTATGGTCGGTCAAGGGAGGGAAAACTTTGTGGAGGAAAAGTGACCGGTGACTAATGATGAGTGGAGCTGCAACTTGGTAGGGCTGCTATTTTATTACCATTAAATGTTCGAACTTTAATGTGAAGGGCCACAAATACCAGCACATATCACCGTGCCGGGAGACTTTAGGATCCTATGTAGCACTCACTCTGAAGATAGGATCAAGGAACCACCGAGCTTTTGGTTCCGTAATTATCAAAAAAATGTTttagtcctttttttttattgtaaatTGGGAGTTCGAACTCCATTTGTCGTGAAATAAATTCAAAGAAAGTGTCAGATCATTTCTTTGAGCTTTGGTTTAGTAGGTGTCAAAAAAGAATTTAGTGTGTTTTCAGATTATAAATCGGGAGTTCGAATTCCATTTGTcgtgaaaaaaattcaaagaaagtgTCAGACCAATTTTTTGATTTAGTCAGGTTTTTATATATACTGGTCCCTTGTACACGGTCTTTTTAGCCTCCCATCTTTATATAGATTAGAATGGATTAGATTAAGAAactttatgaaaaaaaaaaaaagataagatCAAGGACTCTGTATAATTGAATTGTTAATTGTATGTAAAAAtataacattatttttttatcttttaaaaTTTGTGTCTAAAAATTGATGTGTTAGTGTCTAAATTATATACTACTATACAGCTATTTATCACAATCAATTGTGGAGACTCCGGGAGCTATAGTCCATTGACCATGACCCCCAATAAACACACAATTGCAAATTGCAAAGAGACGAGGAGAGTCGGATACGCGCTTTTAAGATGGCCTAGATTAAAAcggatttggggcagggacggtcatcagtatgaccgtccctgcacggTTAAAAATTTGTGCGGCTGAAAATTggccctcaaaattttgtgcggctgaAATAACACCATGTAACTCGAAATCCGCGTCAAGTGTGGGGCCCACCACTATCTGTTGTGAAAATACATcctgtgaaaaaaaagttacgCGCAGTTGAACCAATGTTACGCGCAGTTgaaatgagctaaaattggcagggacggttgcatttgaccgtccctgccccgaGTCCGATTAAAACGGTGCATTTGACCGTCCGCAGTCAGCGGAGTGGTAGCAATTTGGGATCTCGACGCTGAATATTGATGACTAATGACGGTCAAGTACGTCGGCGGCCAGGTAAGGCTAAGCAGACTAAAGACTTCAAAAACGTCATGCCGGCACCGGCAGGCACAGGCACATGCACCGCAGCCGTATCTTGCTGGATCCCACTAGCGTCTACTTCCTGTACAACAATCTCCAAATTGCAAAGCCAAATGAGAATTAATGACGAAAAGCAAGGTTCACATAACATCAATAATACCCATTCCAACcatatatatattgacaattCCAATTATGCAACCATATGCTTATTCCCCTTCTCCTCTCATCTAATTCCATCCTACTTCCCCTGTGTTTGCATAATCCCACAACAAATCTTGTATTACTGTGTCTGGataataaattatttc
It contains:
- the LOC113748850 gene encoding uncharacterized protein LOC113748850 isoform X2; the encoded protein is MASMPLRAKSVHNLEDLRSCCFGNTQSLMPNKGFVNFYSRSRDHQNQICQAPRLSISSAAASASVVNNNTNDCSCSSSTHLSVFNPHSASIYNNACISSKNKKRVFDKEEGDVSGNLDRWVKESVAEILNNLDEAPFLVHIYSDGEEASVSTSNTRLVKEKADAQSWPRIKGRWGGGRPSPSGIILVEEMSTEDALSSDGECLGSSGMDYDSGSSSTKVWGILIQGKGSTCPACYILKTCRVRSIAGFCTHFCLVRVKCFFESVDIQLKKLWLV
- the LOC113748850 gene encoding uncharacterized protein LOC113748850 isoform X1; protein product: MASMPLRAKSVHNLEDLRSCCFGNTQSLMPNKGFVNFYSRSRDHQNQICQAPRLSISSAAASASVVNNNTNDCSCSSSTHLSVFNPHSASIYNNACISSKNKKRVFDKEEGDVSGNLDRWVKESVAEILNNLDEAPFLVHIYSDGEEASVSTSNTRLVKEKADAQSWPRIKGRWGGGRPSPSGIILVEEMSTEDALSSDGECLGSSGMDYDSGSSSTKVWGILIQGKGSTCPACYILKTCRVRSIAGFCTHFCLVRVKCFFESVDIQLKKLWLV
- the LOC113748849 gene encoding DNA damage-repair/toleration protein DRT100-like, encoding MYLSIYVHVRLIGAGNWHFNLHTMQSLFFSRLHFAFLLLFTLLNLRYLTAEAAKCHPDDEAGLLAFKSGITADPSGMLQSWKPGTDCCSWNGITCLQGTRVTALALSGQPQNSTQVLSGTISPSLSKLQFLDGVYFLNLRKLSGPFPNFLFSLPRLIFIYIENNRLSGPIPENIGSLAKLQAFSLQGNRFSGRIPTSISQLTQLSQLRLGGNLLTGTIPLGIQNLKNLTSLTLDGNQLTGTIPDIFASFPTLYNLNLANNKLTGNIPPSISSLAPNLRYLELGHNSLSGQIPDFLGKFRALDTLDLSWNQYSGLVPKTFSNLTKIFNLDLSHNYLVDPFPAMQVKGIESLDLSYNQFHLVNIPAWVTSSPIIYSLKLAKCGINLKLDDWNPAQTYFYDYIDLSENQITGSPFKLLNRTEYLKGFYASGNKLNFKLETLKLPKTLKDLDLSRNLISGKVPNAVAGLQKLNVSHNHLCGQLPKTKFPASAFSGNDCLCGSPLPACK